A window from Malassezia japonica chromosome 1, complete sequence encodes these proteins:
- a CDS encoding uncharacterized protein (TransMembrane:1 (n10-21c28/29o190-211i); SECRETED:SignalP(1-28); EggNog:ENOG503NV0D; COG:U), protein MAGYGVLSRVVCLCALLALALVPEQAEGASLSTKVPAHEKTCFYTWVDQQYEKVGFYFAVQEGGNFDIDYSVHSPSDKVVIEGQKSSQEDYVFTGNEYGEYTFCFENYLSSAEDKMIDFDITVESEPRLELPLAKASLLSEQSTPVEESMLKIDSDLIAVERTLRYFRMRENHGYSLVEKTRKRILRYSIIQTLMIISISTGQVFIVRLLFDKGSTMRNRV, encoded by the coding sequence ATGGCGGGGTACGGCGTGCTGTCGCGTGTCGTGTGCCTCTGCGCTCTTCTCGCCCTTGCGCTTGTCCCGGAACAGGCAGAGGGTGCGTCTCTGTCGACCAAGGTGCCTGCACATGAAAAGACGTGCTTCTACACCTGGGTGGACCAGCAGTACGAAAAGGTCGGCTTCTACTTTGCCGTGCAAGAGGGCGGCAACTTTGACATTGACTACTCGGTGCACAGTCCGTCGGACAAGGTGGTAATCGAGGGACAAAAGTCGTCGCAGGAAGACTATGTGTTTACCGGGAACGAGTACGGCGAGTACACGTTCTGCTTCGAGAACTACCTGAGCTCGGCAGAGGACAAGATGATCGACTTTGACATTACCGTCGAGTCGGAGCCACGTCTCGAGCTCccgctcgccaaggcctCGCTGCTGTCGGAGCAGTCGACGCCGGTCGAGGAGTCGATGCTCAAGATCGACTCGGACCTGATCGCCGTGGAACGCACCCTGCGCTACTTCCGCATGCGCGAGAACCACGGATACTCGCTCGTGGAAAAGACACGGAAACGCATCCTGCGCTACAGCATCATTCAAACGCTCATGATCATCTCCATTTCCACCGGCCAAGTATTTATCGTGCGCCTCCTCTTTGACAAGggctcgacgatgcgcaaCCGCGTCTAA
- a CDS encoding tyrosine--tRNA ligase (EggNog:ENOG503NUQ1; COG:J): protein MSAADALTATKKFELISRGIEEILGADAIHKILEENERPVRCYWGTAPTGRPHVGYLVPLTKLADFLRAGVNVKVLFADIHAFLDNMKAPIELVKQRAEYYQRILIAVMQAIGVPTNQMTFVLGSSYQLTEKYNFDTYRLAAMVTEHDAKKAGAEVVKQVASPLISGLLYPGLQALDEQYLDVDFQFGGIDQRKIFTFAEQYLPKLGYAKRSHLMNAMVPGMNGTKMSSSDVDSKIDFLDSPADIKRKIKGAYCMPGEIENNGVIAFVGSVLMPIARVRADSVAMGVTPDPHWVRPLVPSDAPAGTLFTIPRPEKYGGALHYSTYDQLVSDYKEQKVHPQDLKSAVTEALITLLEPVYHMFETDESFRKIKAQAYPEDEPKEVKKKVKKVNPRMAPFILKSEGGLAETEEEAAANAAAAGVPYKPSRKGKKQDAAPANTDAPADAPTEALAAVDLQK from the exons ATGTCGGCTGCGGACGCCTTGACGGCGACCAAGAAGTTTGAGCTGATCTCGCGAGGCATCGAAGAGATTCTCGGTGCGGATGCTATCCACAAGATCCTTGAGGAAAACGAgcggccggtgcgctgctACTGGggcacggcgccgaccgGCCGCCCCCACGTCGGCTACCTCGTGCCCCTGACGAAGCTCGCCGACTTTTTGCGCGCGGGTGTTAATGTCAAGGTGCTCTTTGCGG ATATCCATGCGTTCCTGGACAACATGAAGGCTCCGATCGAGCTCGTgaagcagcgcgccgagtacTACCAGCGCATTCTCATTGCCGTGATGCAGGcgatcggcgtgccgaccaACCAGATGACCTTTGTCCTCGGCTCGTCGTACCAGCTCACGGAAAAGTACAACTTTGACACctaccgcctcgcggcgatgGTCACGGAGCACGACGCGAAAaaggccggcgccgaggtcgtgaAGCAGGTCGCTTCGCCGCTCATCAGTGGTCTGCTGTACCCTGgtctgcaggcgctcgacgagcagtacctcgacgtcgactTCCAGTTCGGCGGTATCGACCAGCGCAAGATCTTTACGTTTGCCGAGCAATACCTGCCGAAGCTCGGCTACGCCAAGCGCTCGCACCTCATGAACGCCATGGTGCCGGGCATGAACGGCACCAAGATGTCCTCGTCGGACGTCGACTCCAAGATCGACTTCCTCGACTCGCCCGCGGACATCAAGCGCAAGATCAAGGGCGCCTACTGCATGCCGGGCGAGATTGAGAACAACGGTGTGATTGCGTTTGTCGGCTCGGTGCTCATGCCgatcgcgcgcgtgcgcgccgactcggtcgCGATGGGCGTCACGCCGGACCCGCACTGGGTCCGCCCGCTGGTCCcgagcgatgcgccggccggcacgctctTTACCATCCCCCGTCCGGAGAagtacggcggcgcgctgcactaCAGCACCTACGACCAGCTCGTGTCCGACTATAAAGAGCAAAAGGTGCACCCCCAGGACCTCAAGTCGGCCgtcaccgaggcgctgatcACCCTCCTGGAGCCGGTCTATCACATGTTTGAGACCGACGAGTCCTTCCGCAAGATCAAGGCGCAGGCCTACCCCGAAGACGAGCCGAAGGAGGTCAAGAAGAAGGTCAAGAAGG TGAACCCCCGCATGGCGCCGTTCATCCTCAAATCCGAGGGCGGTCTCGCGGAgaccgaggaggaggccgcggcgaacgcggctgcggccggcgtgccgtacAAGCCCTCGCGGAAAGGCAAGAAGCaggacgctgcgccggccaacaccgacgcgccggccgacgcgccgaccgaggcgctcgccgcggtcgATCTGCAGAAATAA
- the GLO1 gene encoding lactoylglutathione lyase (COG:G; EggNog:ENOG503NVC4): MPTTSETASFRFNHTMLRVKDPKKSLDFYQDVLGMTLIDTHEASDFTLYFLGYEHQKGVPRGEREALLELTYNHGTEKDPDFHYHNGNTEPQGFGHIAISVDNIQEACERFERLGVRFQKRLTDGKMKTIAFILDPDNYWIEVVPSQGGQ, translated from the exons ATGCCGACGACTTCTG AGACTGCGAGCTTCCGCTTTAACCA CACGATGCTCCGTGTGAAGGACCCCAAAAAGTCGCTCGACTTTTACCAGGACGTGCTGGGCATGACGCTCATTGACACGCACGAGGCCTCCGACTTTACGCTGTACTTTTTGGGCTACGAGCACCAGAAGGGTGTGCCCCGTGGCGAGCGtgaggcgctcctcgagctcacGTACAACCACGGCACGGAGAAGGACCCCGACTTCCACTACCACAACGGCAACACGGAACCCCAAGGCTTTGGCCACATTGCCATCTCGGTGGACAACATCCAGGAGGCGTGCGAGCGCTTtgagcgtctcggcgtgcgcttccAGAAGCGCCTGACAG ACGGCAAAATGAAGACGATCG CCTTTATCCTCGACCCCGACAACTACTGGATCGAGGTGGTTCCCTCGCAGGGCGGACAGTAA